The following are from one region of the Diceros bicornis minor isolate mBicDic1 chromosome 37, mDicBic1.mat.cur, whole genome shotgun sequence genome:
- the LOC131399291 gene encoding olfactory receptor 6F1-like — protein sequence MDVTNKTTVNEFIFLGFSGVLYLQLTLFVMFLTVYLLSVMGNTLIIFIVFMDSTLQTPMYIFLGNLSFLEIWYSTATVPILLATCLSQVVTISISGCITQYYFFFSMGATECILLAVMAYDRYLAVCSPLRYSLLMSIPVCLRFSAGSWIGGFIAPLLPTILISHLNFCGPQKINHFFCDSDPIFKLSCSDTFLVEALGYTCSSIVILSSFLLTMSSYGHIVVTIIRLSSREARKKTFSTCASHLTVVTIYYGTIIFAYVRPPAKYNFTIGKAVSVFYCVVTPFVNPLIYTLRNKDVNKAFRKVLAQKSLLLDRNMKDI from the coding sequence ATGGAtgtaacaaacaaaacaacagtgAATgagttcatttttcttgggttttCTGGTGTTCTCTATCTGCAGCTCACATTGTTTGTGATGTTTCTTACTGTATATCTGCTCTCTGTCATGGGAAATACCCTCatcattttcattgttttcatgGATTCCACACTCCAAACACCCATGTACATTTTCCTAGGAAATTTGTCCTTCCTAGAGATCTGGTACAGCACAGCCACAGTGCCTATATTGCTGGCCACCTGCCTCTCACAGGTTGTCACCATCTCTATTTCTGGTTGTATAACTCAGTACTACTTCTTTTTCTCCATGGGAGCTACAGAGTGCATCCTGCTGGCAGTCATGGCCTATGACCGGTACCTGGCTGTCTGCAGCCCTCTACGTTACTCACTCCTCATGAGTATTCCAGTGTGCCTGCGCTTTTCAGCTGGATCTTGGATTGGAGGCTTCATTGCCCCCCTCCTACCTACCATACTCATCTCTCATTTAAACTTTTGTGGCCCCCAGAAGATCAACCATTTCTTTTGTGACTCAGATCCCATTTTTAAACTATCCTGCTCAGATACATTCTTGGTGGAGGCCTTGGGATACACATGTAGCTCTATCGTGATTCTAAGTTCTTTCCTTCTCACTATGTCTTCCTATGGCCACATTGTGGTCACAATAATTAGACTGTCTTCCAGGGAGGCTAGGAAAAAAACTTTCTCCACCTGTGCCTCCCATCTCACTGTGGTCACCATCTACTATGGCACCATTATTTTTGCCTATGTTCGCCCTCCAGCCAAGTACAACTTCACCATTGGTAAAGCGGTCTCAGTGTTCTACTGTGTGGTCACCCCATTTGTAAATCCTCTCATATACACCTTGAGAAACAAAGATGTGAACAAAGCTTTCAGGAAAGTTCTAGCACAAAAGAGTTTGCTCTTGGACAGAAACATGAAGGATATTTGA